Genomic segment of Xanthomonas sp. DAR 35659:
CACGTGAGCGAGAGCCAGGCTCGCGACGGCGCCGCCGACGCGCCCGACCCCGCGGCGGCCGCACGGCCGACGCTGGAGGAATCGTTCCGCGAATTCGGCAACGCCGGCCGCGAGGGCCTGACCGCCACGCTGGAAGCCAGCCGTGCGCTGCGCAAGCTGGTGGCGGCGGACCTGGCCCTGGCGCGCGCGGCCTTGGCACGCGCGCTGGTGTGGCTGACCGTCGCGGTCGCGTTCGGCGGCTCGGCATGGCTGCTGCTGATGGGCGCGATGATCGCGGTGCTGCAGCGCCTGGGCTGGTCGTGGCTGGCGTCGATCTCGGCGACCGCGGCCTTCAGCCTGGTGGTTACCGCGCTCGGCGCCTGGCAGGCGCTGCGCTATTTCGAGATGAGCAAGCTCGACGCCACCCGCCGCCAGCTGGCCAAGCTGGGCATCGGCGGCGACGACGACGAGGACGACCATGCCCGCGGCGCCGCCGCCGCGGCGGAGGAAGCGCGCCGATGAAGTTCGACCAACTGCAGCGCCGCATCGCCCGCGCCGAGACCGTGCTGGAGGGCCGCCAGCAACAGATGCAGACGCAATGGACCACGCTGCAGCGGGTCTGGCGCGAAGGCTGGACGCCGCTGCGCATCATCGCCGTGGGCGTGGGCGCCGGGTTCCTGGCCGGACGCGCGGAGCCGGCGGCGGCGATCGGCAAGCTCGGCGGCGCGCGCTGGCTGCAGATGATCAGCGCGGTCTCCAGCCTGCTGACCGCGACCCAGGCCAAGGAAGCCTCCGATCACGCCGAACGCGCCGCGGACACGGCGCAGGATGCGGCCAGTGCGGTCGCCCCGGAGGCCGCCGCCGCTGGTGTCGCACCCCGGCAGCCAGCAGCCCCAACGCAGGCGGCGGCCACGACCGCGGACCAGCCGGCGCCGCCGCACGCGGCCGAAGCGGCCACCGAATTGTCCGTGCGCTGAGCGCGGTCAGCGCGTACGCCCCCTCCGCCACGCGGTCTTCATACCGCGCGGCCCAGGATTCGGCCTACACTCCGCCTCCCTCTTTTTCGCCGAACGGTGCGCGTGCGCAGGACGCGTGCCGGGGCAGGTCCGCAGCGCAGGTCAGATGAGCACACTCTCCGAATCCGTGGCCGACGCCGGCGACGTCGCGCCGCCCCCCGAGGACGCCCTTCCGCCGCCGCCGGCGCCGCGCCCGCGCGGCCCGGTCTCGCTGGTGGTGCTGGCGACGCTGGCGGTGGGCTATACGCTGTGGGCCGCGCAGGAGGTGATCCTGCCGGTGCTGCTGGCCGCGTTCTTCGCCCTTGTCGGCAACCCGATCATCCGCGGCCTGCAGCGGCTGTACCTGCCGCGCTTCCTCGGCGCGCTGCTGGTGCTGCTGTCGGGCATGGCGGTGGCGACCACGCTGACCATGCAGTTGGCCGGCCCGGCCGCCGAATGGGTGCAGCAGGCGCCCGGGCAGATGCGCCACATCGCCACCCAGGTACGCGACCTGACCAAGCCGATGCAGCAGGCCAACCAGGCCGCGGAGAACTTCGCGCGCGCCGCCGGCGGCGAGAGCGGACGGCGTGTGCAGGTGATCCGCACGCAGATGGACGACCCGTACCGGGCACTGGTGCGCACCCCGCGCCTGGCCGCCTCGGTGCTGGCGGTGGTGCTGCTGACCTTCTTCTTCATGGTGTTCGGCGAGAACCTGCAGCGGCACGCGATCGCGCTGCTGCCGAGCCGCCAGCAGCAGAAGTTCACCACCGACATCCTGCGTTCGATCGAGCGCGAGGTGTCGCGCTACGTGCTGACCATCAGCGTCATCAACACCCTGGTCGGGCTGATCTTCGCCGGGATCCTGGTGCTACTGAAGATTCCGCTGCAGGAGGCGCTGCTGTGGGGCACGGTGGTGGCGCTGCTGAACTTCGCCCCGTACGTGGGGCCGCTGATCGGCGCGATCCTGATGCTGCTGATGGGCTTCGTGGAATTCCGCGATCCGCTGAGCGCGGCGCTGCCGGCGATCCTGTACCTGGCGCTGCACATGCTCGAAGGCCAGGTGGTGACGCCGATCGTGCTCGGCCGGCGCATGGCGATCTCGCCGCTGATGCTGATCCTGGCGCTGATGCTGTTCGGCTGGCTGTGGGGCATGATCGGGCTGCTGCTGGCGGTGCCGCTGCTGGTGTGCATCAAGATGGTGCTGGCGCGGGTGGAGGGCATGCAGCGCTGGGCGCGGTTGCTGGAGTGAGGCCGGGAGTGGGGAATCGGGAATGGGGAAGCGCAAAAGCGCCGGCATGCTGTCTACGGCGCGTGGCCCGCGGCGGCTGGGGCGCTTGGCGTAAAATGTGCCGGTGACTTCCCTGCCTTCCTTCCCCGTTCGCGCGATCACGCTGGACCTGGACGATACGCTGTGGCCGTTCGCGCCGATCGGCGCGCGCATCGAGCAGGTGCTGCACGACTGGTTGCTGCAGCACAGTCCGCGCACCGCCGAGATGTTCCCGATCGCGGCGATGCGGCAACTGCGCGACGACGTGTTCGCCGCGCATCCGCACCTGGCCCACGACCTGAGCGAGCTGCGGCGCCTGACCCTGCGCCGCGCGCTGCGCGACAGCGGCGCCGACGAGGCGCTGGTGGAACCGGCGTTCGCGGTGTTCTACGCCGCGCGCAACCAGGTGGAGTGCTATCCGGACAGCCTCGCGGCGCTGGCGCGGATCGCCGCGCGGGTGCCGGTGGCGGCGCTGAGCAACGGCAATGCCGACCTGGCCACGATCGGCCTGTCCGCGCATTTCGCGTTCCAGCTCAGCGCGCGCGAGCACGGCGCGGCCAAGCCCGATCCGGGCATCTTCCACGCCGCCTGCGCGCGCCTGGGCGCGCCCTGCGCGCAGGTGCTACACGTCGGCGACCACATCGAGATGGACGTGCTGGGCGCGATGCAGGCGGGCCTGCGCGGTTGCTGGATCAACCGCGACGCGCAGTCCTGGCATCCGTCCACGCCGCCGGACCTGCAATTCGCCACCCTCACCGGCCTGGCCGACTGGCTGGACGCCACCCAGCCGGCCAGCGCGGCGCACGCATGAGCGCCGCCGCCCGCGCCCGTCCCTTCTTCGCCCAGGCCGCGCTTGTCGGCGGCCGCGCCACCCCCACAAGGACCTGCTGATGTCGCTGCCCTCCGGCTTCACCGATGCTCCCGACCACGCGTTGCCGCTGTACGTGCTGGACCGCGAAGGCCTGGCCGAATGGCGCGCCGCGCAGGCGCCGGCGTGGGTGGCGTGGCTGGACGCGCAGCAGTTCGTGGCCGCGCCCGGCACAGCGCTGTTGCTGCCCGGCAGCGATGGCGTGGCCGCGGCGGTGCTGGGCGTCGGCGACCGCGGCGACGCCTATGCCTATGCGCATGCGCCGCTGGCGCTGCCGGCCGGCAGCAGCTGGCGCCTGGCCAGCCCGCTGCCCGACGACGAGCAGGCCGCGCTGCACCTGGGCTGGGGCCTGGGCAGCTATCGCTACGCGCGCTACAAGCAGCCGGCGCGGCTGCCGGCGACGTTGCTGGCGACGCCGAGCGCGGAAGTGCGCGACCTGCTGGACGCCTGCGTGCGCGTGCGCGACTGGGTCAATACCCCGACCGAGGACATGGGCCCGGAGCAACTGGAAGCCACGGCGCGCGCGCTGGCGCAGGCACATGGCGCGCAGTGCGAGAGCATCGTCGGCGAGGCGCTGCTGGCGCACAATTTCCCGGCGATCCACGCGGTCGGCCGCGCCTCGCACCGGGCGCCGCGGCTGATCGTGCTGCGCTGGGGCGAGGCCCACCATCCGCACGTGGCGCTGGCCGGCAAGGGCGTGTGCTTCGACACCGGCGGCCTGGACCTGAAGCCGGCCGACGGCATGCGCCACATGAAGAAGGACATGGGCGGCGCGGCGCATGCGCTGGCGCTGGCCGGCTTGGTGATGGCGCAGCGGCTGCCGCTGCGGCTGACCGTGCTGATCGCGGCGGTGGAGAACGCGGTCGGCCCGAACGCGTTCCGCCCCGGCGACGTCATCGCCACCCGCCAGGGCATCAGCGTGGAGATCGACAACACCGATGCCGAGGGCCGGCTGGTGTTGTGCGACGCGCTGACCTACGCCAGCGAGCAGACGCCGGACGCGATCCTGGATTTCGCCACGCTGACCGGCGCGGCGCGGATCGCGCTGGGGCCGGACCTGCCGGCGCTGTTCTCGAACGACGACGCGCTGGCGCAGGCCTGGATCGCCGCCGGCGAGCGCACCCGCGACCCGGTCTGGCGCATGCCGCTGTGGCGCCCGTACCTGCGCTATCTGAGCAGCCCGATCGCCGACCTGGCCAATGCCGGCTCGCGCATGGCCGGCGCGGTGACCGCGGCGCTGTACCTGGAGCGCTTCGTGCCCGCGCGGCAGGCCTGGGCGCACCTGGACGTCTACGCCTGGAACGACAGCGACCGCCCCGGCCGCCCGGCCGGCGGCGAGGCGCTGGCGCTGCGGTCGGCGTACGCGATGTTGAAGGCGCGCTACGCGGGGTAAGGGCGGCGCGGTGGTGGATGGCGGCGGGCGGGCGGCGGGCGGTGTGTGCTTTGCTTTTTGTGGGAGGGACTTCAGTCCCGACGCTTTCCGTTGGCGGCACCTGCGCAGCTTCGCTCGTCGCGACTGAAGTCGCTCCTACAAAAGAGCGCGCGGTTCGTTCGATGGGTGCCCTGTAGGAGGGGCTTCAGCCCCGACAGGCAGCCTGAATCTGCAGGATTCCGACTTCGCTCGTCGCGGCTGAAGCCGCTCCTACAGGGGCGTGGCCGGGGTATCGGCACCACTGCCTGGCGGCGCGCACGGAGGACGACCCGCTCACCCCTGCCCGCGCAGCAGCGGAGCGATCTGGCGCATGCGGGTCTGGGTGGCCGGGCCGACCAGGGCGAAGGCGGTGCCGCCCTCGGACCAGTACTGCGCCAGCAGGCGGCCGTCGCGGCGCTCGCCCTCGTGCAGGCGACTGCTGCCCGGACGCAAATACAGGCCGATGCGGGCGCCACTGGCATCCTGGTACACCAGCATCGCGGCCGCGCCCTCGGGCGTGGACAGCAGGCGCCCGCCGCGCAGCGCGAAGCCCTGCGCCTGCAGGTCCGGCACCGCGCCGGCGGCACCGAAATGGGTGTGCAGCCAGCCCTGCAAGTCGGTGCGCCGGGCCGCGTCGAACTCCAGCGGCTGCTCGCCGTCGGCGAACAGGCGGTAGGCCGCCACCGCGTCGGCCATCGGCAGGCGCTCGCCGCCCAGGCGGCTGTCGCGCAGCTGCCAGCCCAGCCCGGTGCCCAGGCCCAGCATCAGCACGCAACTGGCGGCCATGCCCGCCAGGGTGCGGCGGCGCTGACGCACCCGCCGACGCAGCGCCGACGCGCTCAGTGCGGGATTGGCCGGCAGCGCCTCGGCGCCGGCCCAGGCCGCGCGCAACGCGTCGGCATCCTGTTTCCAGCCGGCCACGCGCGCGGCCTCGGCAGGGTGGGCCTGCAGCCACGCGGCGACCTGGGCGCGCTGCGCCGGGTCCAGGCGGCCATCGACATAGGCGTGCAGGGTTTCGTCGTCGGGACGGAAGAGGCTCATTTCAGTACTCGCAAGGCAGGGCCGGTGCCGCTGCGGCCTTCGCCGATCTGGCGCAGTTTCTCGCGGGCGCGCGACAGCCGCGACATCACCGTGCCGATCGGCAGGTCCAGCGCGGTGGCCGCGTCGCGGTAGCTGAAGCCTTCGACGCTGACCAGCAACAGCAACGCGCGTTGCTCGGCCGGCAACTGCGCGAACGCGGCCAGCAGCGCGCGGCCCTCGTGCACCTGTTCGGCCGACGGCGCCTGGGTCGGCTGCTGCGGCGCGAACAGGGCCAGCACCCGCTGCCAGCGCTGCGCGCGCCGACGCGTGTCGACGAACTGCCGGTACACGATCGCGAACAGCCACGGCTGCAGCGCGTCGGCATCGCGGCGGCTGGACCAGCGTCGCAACGCGCGCTCCAGCGCCGCCTGCACCAGGTCGTCGGCGCTGGACGCATCGCCGCACAGCGACTGGGCGAAACGCCGCAGCCGCGGCATCACGGCGCGCAGGGATTCATCGTCGAGGTCGTGCATGGCGTTCGCGGCAGCGTTCGGAAGCGGGCAGTTGCGGGTAGGACGCACGGCGAGGCGGATTATTCCCCAAGGCTGGGCTGGTTGCTTGGCGGGTCGGAGAGGGGCAGCCAGGAGGCCTCCAGCGGCAAGGCGTCGGGGCTGAAGCCCCTCCCACAGGAAGCGACTGTGCGGGAGGCTCCTGGAGAAGATTCCCATGGAAGCCCGTTGCCACACGCAAGCGGCTTCACCGGAAAGCGCCACCGGCGACTGTGACGATCGGCGAGGCGCTTGGAGCAGAGTCCCCATAGAGGCCGGTTGCCACGCGTAAACCTTCGCGCCAGAGCCTCACCCCAATCCCTCTCCCGGCGGAAGAAGGGACTACCCTGTTCCTTCTCCCCTCGGGACCATGGCCCCCTCTTCGGGGGAAGGCTGTTCCTTCTCCCGTCGGGAGAAGGTGCCACGCAGGGCCGGATGAGGGGACGGGCGAAGCCTCGTGCATCCAAACTTCGCGAGTCGCTTTCGCGCCGTACCCTCACCCCAACCCCTCTCCCGGCGGGAGAGGGGCTCTGTTCTTCCTTTTCCCGTCGGGACCATGGCCCCCTTGTCGGGGGAAGGTGCCCCGCAGGGGCGGATGAGGGTGCGGGCGTAGCCTCGTGCACCCAAA
This window contains:
- a CDS encoding HAD family hydrolase, with product MPSFPVRAITLDLDDTLWPFAPIGARIEQVLHDWLLQHSPRTAEMFPIAAMRQLRDDVFAAHPHLAHDLSELRRLTLRRALRDSGADEALVEPAFAVFYAARNQVECYPDSLAALARIAARVPVAALSNGNADLATIGLSAHFAFQLSAREHGAAKPDPGIFHAACARLGAPCAQVLHVGDHIEMDVLGAMQAGLRGCWINRDAQSWHPSTPPDLQFATLTGLADWLDATQPASAAHA
- a CDS encoding RNA polymerase sigma factor, with translation MHDLDDESLRAVMPRLRRFAQSLCGDASSADDLVQAALERALRRWSSRRDADALQPWLFAIVYRQFVDTRRRAQRWQRVLALFAPQQPTQAPSAEQVHEGRALLAAFAQLPAEQRALLLLVSVEGFSYRDAATALDLPIGTVMSRLSRAREKLRQIGEGRSGTGPALRVLK
- a CDS encoding AI-2E family transporter, yielding MSTLSESVADAGDVAPPPEDALPPPPAPRPRGPVSLVVLATLAVGYTLWAAQEVILPVLLAAFFALVGNPIIRGLQRLYLPRFLGALLVLLSGMAVATTLTMQLAGPAAEWVQQAPGQMRHIATQVRDLTKPMQQANQAAENFARAAGGESGRRVQVIRTQMDDPYRALVRTPRLAASVLAVVLLTFFFMVFGENLQRHAIALLPSRQQQKFTTDILRSIEREVSRYVLTISVINTLVGLIFAGILVLLKIPLQEALLWGTVVALLNFAPYVGPLIGAILMLLMGFVEFRDPLSAALPAILYLALHMLEGQVVTPIVLGRRMAISPLMLILALMLFGWLWGMIGLLLAVPLLVCIKMVLARVEGMQRWARLLE
- a CDS encoding leucyl aminopeptidase family protein, with the protein product MSLPSGFTDAPDHALPLYVLDREGLAEWRAAQAPAWVAWLDAQQFVAAPGTALLLPGSDGVAAAVLGVGDRGDAYAYAHAPLALPAGSSWRLASPLPDDEQAALHLGWGLGSYRYARYKQPARLPATLLATPSAEVRDLLDACVRVRDWVNTPTEDMGPEQLEATARALAQAHGAQCESIVGEALLAHNFPAIHAVGRASHRAPRLIVLRWGEAHHPHVALAGKGVCFDTGGLDLKPADGMRHMKKDMGGAAHALALAGLVMAQRLPLRLTVLIAAVENAVGPNAFRPGDVIATRQGISVEIDNTDAEGRLVLCDALTYASEQTPDAILDFATLTGAARIALGPDLPALFSNDDALAQAWIAAGERTRDPVWRMPLWRPYLRYLSSPIADLANAGSRMAGAVTAALYLERFVPARQAWAHLDVYAWNDSDRPGRPAGGEALALRSAYAMLKARYAG
- a CDS encoding anti-sigma factor family protein; its protein translation is MSLFRPDDETLHAYVDGRLDPAQRAQVAAWLQAHPAEAARVAGWKQDADALRAAWAGAEALPANPALSASALRRRVRQRRRTLAGMAASCVLMLGLGTGLGWQLRDSRLGGERLPMADAVAAYRLFADGEQPLEFDAARRTDLQGWLHTHFGAAGAVPDLQAQGFALRGGRLLSTPEGAAAMLVYQDASGARIGLYLRPGSSRLHEGERRDGRLLAQYWSEGGTAFALVGPATQTRMRQIAPLLRGQG
- a CDS encoding phage holin family protein, yielding MSESQARDGAADAPDPAAAARPTLEESFREFGNAGREGLTATLEASRALRKLVAADLALARAALARALVWLTVAVAFGGSAWLLLMGAMIAVLQRLGWSWLASISATAAFSLVVTALGAWQALRYFEMSKLDATRRQLAKLGIGGDDDEDDHARGAAAAAEEARR